A genomic region of Desulfobacterales bacterium contains the following coding sequences:
- a CDS encoding glycyl-radical enzyme activating protein codes for MKNIVIEIQRWSVSDGPGTRTVVFLKGCPLHCPWCANPESQNRLPQIGIFPLRCVACHACERECPEGVAIPAKDGAYSDGICVQCGECIKVCHSSARDWLGKEMSATELMQVIKRDMVFYRRSSGGVTFSGGEPLTQPDFLKAVIEECQKLGIHTAIETCGFFRWGSVEDTVRRADFFLFDIKHMDAKKHKEITGVSNKSILENAKKIAQLDIPMVIRIPVIPSINDSQENIMATAKFARDKLPGVLGIELLPYHRLGLSKYDALGLDYQLPHIQPPDDDTMEMLRDLITAEGVSCITADSGYAPQPLPPKLTVVG; via the coding sequence ATGAAGAATATCGTGATTGAAATTCAGCGCTGGTCGGTGTCGGACGGGCCCGGTACCCGGACAGTGGTCTTTCTGAAAGGCTGCCCCCTGCATTGTCCTTGGTGCGCCAATCCCGAATCGCAGAATCGCCTGCCGCAAATCGGGATCTTTCCCTTGCGGTGTGTCGCCTGCCATGCTTGCGAACGGGAGTGCCCGGAAGGCGTTGCGATTCCTGCCAAAGACGGTGCTTATTCTGATGGTATCTGTGTCCAGTGCGGCGAATGTATCAAGGTCTGCCATTCGAGCGCGCGCGATTGGCTGGGTAAGGAAATGTCAGCGACTGAGCTCATGCAGGTCATCAAAAGGGATATGGTTTTTTATCGGAGGTCCTCTGGAGGCGTTACCTTCAGTGGTGGCGAACCGCTAACCCAGCCGGATTTTTTAAAGGCGGTTATCGAAGAATGTCAAAAATTAGGCATTCACACAGCCATAGAAACCTGTGGGTTCTTTCGCTGGGGATCTGTTGAAGATACCGTCCGGCGGGCTGATTTTTTCTTATTCGACATCAAGCACATGGATGCCAAAAAACATAAAGAGATCACCGGCGTATCCAACAAATCCATTCTAGAAAATGCAAAAAAAATTGCGCAGCTCGATATTCCCATGGTGATCAGGATTCCGGTCATACCGTCGATTAATGACAGCCAAGAGAACATCATGGCCACCGCCAAATTTGCTCGTGATAAGCTGCCCGGTGTTTTAGGCATTGAATTGCTGCCGTATCACAGGCTGGGCCTCTCCAAATATGATGCACTGGGACTGGATTACCAGCTGCCTCATATCCAGCCTCCGGATGACGACACCATGGAGATGTTGCGGGACCTGATAACCGCCGAAGGGGTATCCTGCATCACCGCCGACAGCGGCTACGCCCCCCAGCCCCTCCCACCGAAGCTGACAGTGGTCGGTTAG
- a CDS encoding alpha/beta hydrolase, whose translation MLDGFKTEKRKVATGIQIAFRVGGAGPPLLLLHGYPQTHLMWAKIAPRLAAHFTVVMSDLRGYGDSDKPQSDPRHATYSFRAMAQDQVGLMETLGHQQFAVAGHDRGARVTHRMCLDYADRVTKAAVLDIAPTLTLYEQTDMSFAMGYYEWFILPQPEPFPERLIGADPKFYLQYELLGWSQNKESDIASIFNPECLAEYERCFCDAQTIHATCEDYRAAASIDLEHDRQDLQAGRKIQCPLLVLWGDANRILRKFDLLDCWREASDNTVEGRGLPCGHYLPEEAPQEVFEAFESFFKNEVFPV comes from the coding sequence GTGCTTGACGGATTCAAAACCGAAAAACGCAAGGTGGCAACCGGGATTCAGATCGCCTTCCGTGTTGGCGGCGCTGGTCCACCGCTTTTGCTGTTGCACGGTTATCCACAAACCCATCTGATGTGGGCCAAGATCGCACCACGCCTGGCAGCGCATTTTACGGTGGTTATGAGCGATTTGCGGGGTTATGGAGACAGTGACAAACCGCAAAGCGATCCGCGGCATGCGACTTACAGCTTTCGGGCCATGGCTCAAGATCAGGTCGGTCTCATGGAAACCCTTGGCCACCAACAATTTGCGGTCGCCGGTCATGACCGCGGTGCCAGGGTAACGCATCGAATGTGCCTGGACTATGCGGATCGAGTGACAAAAGCGGCTGTGCTGGATATTGCACCGACCCTGACCCTGTATGAGCAAACGGACATGTCTTTTGCAATGGGATATTACGAATGGTTTATATTGCCCCAACCAGAGCCGTTTCCGGAGAGACTTATTGGTGCCGATCCGAAATTCTATCTTCAATATGAGTTGCTGGGCTGGTCGCAGAACAAAGAATCGGACATCGCGAGCATATTCAATCCTGAATGCCTGGCGGAATACGAGCGCTGCTTTTGTGACGCCCAAACGATTCACGCCACCTGCGAAGACTATCGTGCGGCAGCCTCTATTGATCTGGAACACGACCGCCAAGACCTTCAAGCGGGCAGGAAAATTCAGTGCCCTCTCCTGGTCCTTTGGGGCGATGCCAACCGCATACTGCGCAAATTCGATCTGCTGGACTGCTGGCGTGAGGCTTCTGACAACACTGTGGAAGGTCGAGGTTTGCCCTGCGGCCATTATTTACCGGAAGAAGCACCGCAGGAAGTCTTCGAGGCGTTTGAATCATTTTTTAAAAATGAGGTATTTCCAGTTTGA
- a CDS encoding DMT family transporter, whose translation MRPRPANSFETIPSGAAKWIGVGLILLSATGFTINIVISNMAYRDGIDVPTINAVRHSVTITLLILFLKIRGKKLVLPPRERYAGLALGISVFMMGFGYLSATQYIPVSLAVLIFYTSPFLVALIARFTEKEPITALRMIAITIAFIGLAFALEIQSLAGHNWRGFAFAFLAALGAASFVAVSSLTIRNVDPQAVNVHCLTIGTILFVAFMLISGGTGASIAAVGWLKLGVASLALTVGYITLLIGLEIIGPVKTSMLLNTEPILTIFLAAILLGERLSLTQLIGAALVITGIILITRETTKGSN comes from the coding sequence ATGAGACCCAGACCAGCGAATTCATTTGAGACAATCCCGAGCGGCGCCGCAAAGTGGATCGGTGTCGGCCTGATTTTATTATCCGCCACCGGGTTTACGATTAATATTGTAATCTCCAATATGGCCTATCGGGATGGCATCGATGTGCCAACAATTAATGCCGTGCGCCATTCGGTGACAATCACTCTTCTGATTCTGTTTCTTAAGATCCGTGGCAAAAAATTAGTATTGCCGCCGCGGGAACGCTATGCCGGCCTGGCCCTGGGTATATCGGTATTTATGATGGGCTTTGGATATCTGAGCGCAACCCAGTATATCCCGGTTAGTTTGGCCGTTCTGATTTTTTATACCTCTCCGTTCCTGGTTGCGTTAATCGCTCGATTTACTGAAAAAGAACCCATCACTGCTCTTCGAATGATAGCGATCACGATCGCATTCATCGGTCTTGCCTTTGCTCTGGAAATTCAGTCTTTGGCGGGCCACAACTGGCGCGGCTTTGCGTTTGCTTTTTTAGCAGCGCTAGGTGCGGCCTCATTTGTTGCCGTCAGCAGCCTGACGATACGCAACGTCGATCCACAGGCAGTCAATGTGCATTGCCTGACGATCGGCACAATCCTATTTGTGGCTTTCATGCTCATCAGCGGCGGAACGGGAGCATCGATTGCCGCGGTGGGTTGGCTCAAGCTGGGTGTCGCTAGCTTGGCGTTGACCGTTGGCTACATCACATTACTGATTGGTCTTGAAATTATTGGGCCGGTCAAAACATCAATGTTGCTAAACACAGAGCCAATTTTAACAATCTTCCTGGCTGCCATATTATTGGGCGAACGGCTTTCACTTACCCAATTGATAGGTGCCGCACTTGTCATTACGGGCATCATCTTAATTACCCGTGAGACTACAAAAGGAAGTAATTAA
- a CDS encoding DUF1638 domain-containing protein, whose amino-acid sequence MKDKTPFVIACAVLALDIKYAAEQLGTNIGTKFLQGGLHNRPNRLREKLQAAIDEISASDRCDRIIIGYGICGRGTVGIQSRDIPLVLPKVHDCIALFLGGDAAYRQEFKKYPGTYYISAGWHEEKTEPISQQKQSAYYGSEKLNYKELAEKYGAHDAEETIRFLSTWQKNYQRAAFIETGAKLSPKYEKYAREMAKEYGWRYEKLVGDQMLIKALLTADETTEEILLVPPNHVIDFDAMQSTLAANPIWLPDESRPAQTEVTVMDKGHHHADEPPYLEIGLGIDAGGTYTDTVIYDFHRDRTVSKSKALTTKWDFTVGINNALATLDQEKLQNVEMVSLSTTLATNAIVEDEGQRVGMIIMPAYGRFDPDDIPYKPKAVISGQLEITGKEICPVDEKEVQQVVRRMVAKDRVKAFAVSGYAGAINPAHELKVKQIIRQETGLFVTCGHELSQILNFQTRAHTAMLNARIIPKLTQLLLDLEKVLAEQNIAAPIVVVKGDGTLMSAAMAKERPVETILSGPAASVAGARHLTGLKNALVVDMGGTTTDTAALVDDAVSICETGSNVGGHKTHVKALEIRTVGLGGDSLIQYERGEFHLGPRRVAPIAWLGAMYPGTEKALDFLNLHLDRYTLSTQDMQILALTGSADHLDLTPLEQKILTLVQSRPYSIDELLKRTDSLVEMSLNLDRLEKLFIVQRCGLTLTDLLHVTDRFKRWDKKAAERFCQMFSRLTKMDIPQMADHLVNMGVTRLTLELLKRQLDDEVNPDALHTCPVCQTLVKHLLMGGSHPYKVRIDLNRPVVGIGAPIHFFLPLAAKALGTEAVLPQDADVANAIGAITSNVVVKRQLRVIPDEEGGFLIEGLAGKRHFKKFEDADAFAREKLLQRVRELARAAGTSAQAVTLKIEDKIPKTADGKQIFLGRTIHANLTGRPDIVVKANLQGKTVPAN is encoded by the coding sequence TTGAAAGATAAAACCCCATTCGTCATCGCGTGCGCTGTCCTGGCACTTGATATCAAATACGCAGCTGAGCAATTGGGCACGAACATCGGCACCAAGTTTCTGCAAGGCGGCCTTCACAATCGTCCCAACCGGTTGCGTGAAAAACTGCAGGCCGCAATCGACGAAATTTCAGCCAGTGACCGGTGTGACCGTATCATCATCGGATACGGTATCTGCGGCCGCGGAACCGTCGGCATCCAGAGCCGGGATATCCCCCTGGTGCTGCCGAAGGTCCATGACTGCATTGCACTTTTCTTAGGAGGGGATGCGGCCTATCGACAAGAATTCAAAAAATACCCGGGCACCTATTATATATCAGCCGGCTGGCATGAAGAAAAAACCGAGCCCATTTCCCAACAAAAACAGTCGGCCTATTATGGCAGCGAAAAACTGAATTATAAAGAATTGGCTGAAAAATATGGTGCGCACGATGCTGAGGAAACCATCAGATTTCTGAGCACCTGGCAAAAAAATTATCAAAGAGCCGCTTTCATCGAAACCGGGGCAAAGCTTTCACCCAAGTATGAAAAGTACGCCCGGGAAATGGCAAAAGAATACGGCTGGAGATACGAAAAACTCGTCGGTGACCAGATGCTGATCAAAGCGCTTTTGACCGCCGATGAGACCACCGAAGAAATCTTGTTGGTGCCCCCCAACCACGTCATCGACTTCGATGCCATGCAATCCACCCTTGCCGCCAACCCGATATGGCTACCGGATGAAAGTCGGCCGGCGCAAACCGAAGTTACGGTAATGGATAAAGGTCACCATCATGCCGACGAACCACCGTATCTGGAAATCGGGTTGGGAATCGATGCTGGCGGCACTTATACCGATACGGTTATCTACGACTTTCACCGGGATCGGACCGTTAGCAAAAGCAAGGCACTGACCACCAAATGGGATTTCACCGTGGGTATTAACAATGCCCTGGCAACCCTGGATCAAGAAAAGCTGCAGAATGTGGAAATGGTGTCCTTATCCACCACCCTGGCAACCAATGCGATTGTTGAAGACGAAGGTCAAAGAGTCGGTATGATTATCATGCCGGCCTATGGCCGTTTCGATCCCGACGATATCCCGTATAAGCCCAAGGCCGTAATTTCGGGACAGCTGGAAATCACGGGAAAGGAAATCTGTCCGGTGGATGAAAAAGAGGTCCAACAGGTTGTGCGCCGCATGGTGGCAAAAGACAGGGTCAAAGCCTTTGCGGTCTCCGGCTACGCGGGCGCCATCAATCCGGCCCATGAACTGAAGGTCAAACAAATCATCCGACAGGAGACCGGGCTGTTTGTCACCTGTGGCCATGAACTATCACAGATTCTGAACTTTCAGACGCGCGCACATACAGCGATGCTGAACGCCCGCATCATCCCCAAACTGACCCAATTACTGCTGGATTTGGAGAAGGTGCTCGCAGAGCAAAACATTGCAGCGCCCATTGTGGTTGTGAAAGGGGATGGCACCCTGATGAGCGCAGCCATGGCCAAAGAACGACCCGTTGAGACGATTCTGTCAGGTCCAGCGGCAAGTGTGGCCGGCGCCCGGCATTTAACGGGCTTAAAAAACGCATTGGTGGTGGATATGGGTGGCACCACAACAGATACGGCAGCCCTGGTGGATGACGCCGTCAGTATCTGTGAAACCGGATCCAACGTCGGCGGCCACAAGACCCATGTAAAAGCGCTGGAGATCCGTACGGTCGGTCTGGGCGGTGACAGCCTGATTCAATACGAAAGAGGAGAGTTTCACCTCGGACCCCGTCGGGTAGCGCCCATCGCCTGGCTGGGGGCCATGTACCCCGGAACGGAAAAGGCACTGGATTTTCTTAACCTGCACCTGGATCGCTACACCCTGTCCACCCAGGACATGCAAATTCTGGCCCTGACCGGCTCGGCAGACCATCTGGACCTGACACCTTTAGAGCAAAAAATCCTGACGCTCGTTCAATCAAGACCGTATTCGATTGACGAGCTTCTCAAACGAACCGACTCATTGGTGGAAATGAGCTTAAATCTCGACCGTCTGGAAAAGCTCTTTATTGTTCAACGCTGTGGTTTAACCCTCACTGATCTTTTACATGTGACCGACAGGTTTAAGCGCTGGGATAAAAAGGCAGCCGAACGTTTCTGTCAGATGTTCTCCCGGCTGACCAAAATGGACATCCCCCAAATGGCAGACCACCTTGTGAACATGGGCGTTACACGTCTTACGCTGGAATTGTTAAAACGACAGCTGGATGATGAGGTCAATCCTGATGCCCTTCACACCTGCCCGGTCTGCCAGACCCTGGTAAAACATTTACTCATGGGCGGAAGCCATCCGTATAAGGTTCGAATTGATCTGAATCGGCCGGTGGTCGGTATTGGCGCTCCGATCCACTTTTTTTTACCCCTGGCCGCAAAAGCCCTGGGCACTGAAGCGGTGTTACCTCAAGACGCAGATGTCGCCAATGCCATCGGCGCAATCACCAGCAATGTAGTGGTCAAACGCCAGCTGCGTGTCATTCCGGATGAAGAAGGGGGGTTCTTGATCGAGGGCTTGGCCGGCAAGCGACATTTTAAAAAATTCGAAGATGCCGATGCTTTTGCGCGCGAAAAGTTGCTGCAGAGGGTCCGGGAACTGGCGCGCGCCGCCGGCACCAGCGCTCAGGCAGTCACACTCAAAATCGAAGACAAGATTCCTAAGACCGCGGACGGAAAACAAATCTTTTTGGGCCGAACCATTCATGCGAATCTGACCGGCCGCCCGGATATTGTTGTTAAGGCGAATCTGCAGGGTAAAACAGTCCCCGCCAATTAG
- a CDS encoding sigma 54-interacting transcriptional regulator, whose protein sequence is MPKAPNYEQFLQFSNHGVIATDKDGRILFVNKRAREILKFIKTKMIGVNIAKLLPKTSELVAQCLATGKPQLESQIQGRRVNLIVNINSIREGKTVTGCVCNFLRLDEFESTAWKLESFDLVDRQFKTVFESSSDGIWICDKNGRVVLINRASERLGGIKREDIVGTKVSDLVKKKRLYSNYVTDEVIETKRVVSQLQHVRNTKKTVLCTGIPVFDRNDKLSMVVINERDITQLEALKVQLEETRKEKDRYKTELTELSMLELKRQKIVAESDQMRDILKTAIKLAHLEVTDILLLGESGTGKGLLAKFIHNNSQRKKKPFIQINCAALPENLLEAELFGYEKGAFSGADEQGKPGLFELAHEGTLFLDEIGELPFSVQAKLLKYLDDHKVQRLGGIKAKPIDCIIIAATNQDIEKFVRQKKFRKDLFYRLNILTIKIPPLRERPEDIFELANSFLHHYNRKYKQKKKLNPLALSLLQGYSFAGNVRELKNIIKKAVVMSEGDVIDTVILSSIGKEVIEDRWEVRGADKKINNLVDMLAALEKEMLKNAMRHCKSTREMAQFLNISQPTVVRKLKKHSLPPPIHQ, encoded by the coding sequence ATGCCAAAAGCCCCCAATTACGAACAATTTTTGCAATTCAGCAACCATGGTGTCATTGCTACGGATAAGGACGGCCGCATCCTGTTTGTGAACAAGCGGGCCAGAGAAATCCTTAAATTTATAAAAACCAAGATGATCGGGGTTAACATCGCAAAACTATTGCCGAAAACCAGTGAATTGGTGGCCCAATGCCTGGCAACCGGCAAACCCCAGTTGGAAAGCCAAATCCAGGGAAGACGAGTCAATCTCATTGTCAACATCAATTCCATAAGAGAGGGCAAAACCGTTACCGGTTGTGTTTGTAACTTCCTGCGTCTGGATGAATTTGAATCAACGGCCTGGAAACTGGAGTCCTTTGATTTAGTGGATCGACAATTTAAGACTGTTTTCGAATCTTCTTCAGACGGGATTTGGATCTGTGACAAAAACGGACGGGTGGTTCTGATCAATCGGGCTTCAGAGCGGCTGGGGGGCATTAAAAGAGAGGACATTGTCGGAACAAAGGTTTCAGATCTGGTTAAAAAAAAGAGGCTATACAGCAATTATGTCACCGATGAAGTCATTGAAACCAAACGTGTGGTCAGCCAGCTGCAACATGTAAGAAACACGAAAAAAACGGTGCTTTGCACGGGCATACCCGTTTTCGATCGAAACGATAAATTGTCAATGGTGGTAATCAATGAAAGGGACATCACCCAATTAGAAGCGCTCAAAGTACAGTTAGAGGAGACGCGTAAAGAAAAAGACCGCTATAAAACAGAGCTGACCGAACTGAGCATGCTCGAATTGAAAAGACAAAAAATTGTCGCCGAAAGCGACCAAATGCGCGACATTTTAAAGACCGCAATAAAACTGGCGCACCTGGAGGTCACTGATATCCTGCTTTTAGGAGAATCGGGCACCGGCAAAGGGCTTTTGGCCAAATTCATTCACAACAACAGCCAACGAAAAAAGAAACCGTTTATTCAAATTAATTGTGCGGCCTTACCCGAAAACCTCCTGGAAGCGGAGCTGTTCGGTTATGAAAAAGGCGCCTTCTCAGGTGCCGACGAACAAGGTAAACCCGGGCTGTTCGAGCTGGCCCATGAAGGTACGCTATTCTTGGATGAAATCGGCGAGCTGCCCTTCTCGGTGCAGGCCAAGCTGCTGAAATACCTGGACGATCATAAGGTCCAGCGTTTAGGGGGCATCAAAGCCAAACCCATTGACTGCATCATTATTGCAGCCACCAACCAGGATATCGAAAAATTTGTACGGCAAAAAAAGTTCCGCAAGGACTTGTTTTATCGGCTTAACATTTTAACCATTAAAATTCCGCCCCTGCGCGAGCGCCCGGAGGATATCTTCGAATTGGCCAACAGCTTTTTGCACCATTATAACCGGAAGTATAAGCAAAAGAAAAAACTCAACCCCCTGGCATTATCCTTATTACAAGGCTATTCTTTTGCCGGAAATGTCCGCGAACTCAAAAATATTATTAAAAAAGCGGTGGTCATGAGTGAAGGGGATGTGATCGATACGGTCATACTGAGCAGTATCGGCAAAGAGGTGATAGAAGACCGCTGGGAAGTGAGGGGCGCGGATAAAAAAATTAACAATCTGGTGGACATGCTTGCGGCGCTCGAAAAGGAGATGCTTAAAAATGCCATGCGGCACTGCAAATCAACGCGCGAGATGGCCCAGTTTCTCAATATCAGCCAGCCAACGGTCGTGCGTAAACTGAAGAAGCACAGTCTGCCGCCGCCAATCCACCAATAA